A single Anaeromusa acidaminophila DSM 3853 DNA region contains:
- the pstB gene encoding phosphate ABC transporter ATP-binding protein PstB, whose translation MSNKIQANKLKLYYGESLALKKVTLGVEKNSVLALIGPSGCGKSTFLRTLNRMNDLIENVRIEGEVLLDGNSIYHPDTDVVMLRKRVGMVFQRPNPFPMSIYDNVAYGPRIHGNNKKSVLDELVERSLRGSALWDEVKDRLHSSALGLSGGQQQRLCIARLLAVEPEVLLMDEPCSALDPISTMKIEELVSELKQRYTIIVVTHNMQQAARISDYTGFFLNGDLVEHDQTDVIFTRPQDQRTEDYITGRFG comes from the coding sequence ATGAGCAATAAGATCCAAGCTAACAAGCTGAAACTATATTACGGGGAGTCGCTGGCGCTGAAGAAGGTTACCTTAGGAGTTGAAAAGAACAGTGTTCTGGCTTTGATTGGTCCGTCCGGTTGCGGGAAGTCTACCTTTTTACGTACCTTGAACCGTATGAATGACTTAATTGAAAATGTGCGTATTGAAGGTGAAGTGCTGCTTGACGGCAACTCCATCTATCATCCCGATACCGATGTGGTTATGCTGCGTAAACGCGTAGGTATGGTTTTTCAGCGTCCTAATCCGTTCCCGATGTCCATTTACGATAATGTGGCTTATGGGCCTCGTATTCATGGGAATAATAAAAAAAGCGTGCTGGATGAGTTGGTGGAGCGCAGCTTGCGCGGCTCCGCGCTGTGGGATGAAGTGAAAGACCGCTTGCATTCTTCGGCGCTGGGTCTTTCCGGCGGTCAGCAGCAGCGTCTTTGTATCGCTCGCTTGCTGGCGGTGGAGCCGGAAGTATTGCTCATGGATGAGCCGTGTTCGGCTCTGGACCCGATTTCGACCATGAAGATTGAAGAATTGGTATCGGAGCTGAAACAACGCTATACCATCATTGTTGTTACGCATAATATGCAACAGGCAGCTCGGATATCGGACTATACCGGGTTTTTCCTTAATGGCGATTTGGTGGAACATGATCAGACCGATGTGATTTTTACCCGTCCTCAGGATCAACGCACAGAAGACTACATTACAGGCCGGTTTGGATGA
- a CDS encoding putative polysaccharide biosynthesis protein encodes MSSKDTFLRGALILTVAGIVVKLIGSVNRILLSRLLGGEGIGLYQMAYPIYLLALSVSSAGIPVAISILVAERVALSDYRGANRVFRISLALLTFTGVLFTILLYTGAGWLIEEQFVRDPRAYYALAALAPAIFFVTVLSSYRGYFQGLQMMTPTAVSQIFEQLLRVITMIALAFMLLPYGLEYAAAGASFGAGPGAMAGLAVLIFFYMRQRSQFKEKMATQPDLPPQSSWRIISRIVKLALPVSLANIMLPVVSSIDLFIVPARLEVAGYTVAEATELFGYLTGMAVALINLPTILTASLAVGLVPAISEAFTLGRKERIYNRTATAMRIANLITIPSFAGMCLLATPISQMLYGTPNAGVCIAILSFGIVLLGIHQVTTGVLQGLGHTTIPLVNMVASAVVKIGMSWYLTAMPDLGIKGAAWATNVDFGVAALLNMYFVHRYVGFSLDWGHTLRTVASAAVMGIVVVFSFEGLFQMLHSNTLATLGAILLGATVYFASMLVVGGVTAQEVEKIPRVGAKLAASLQRMGLLRR; translated from the coding sequence GTGAGTAGTAAAGACACCTTTTTGCGTGGCGCCTTGATTTTAACCGTTGCAGGAATTGTAGTTAAACTCATTGGCTCTGTGAATCGTATCTTATTGTCCCGCTTGTTGGGCGGTGAGGGAATTGGCTTGTATCAAATGGCCTATCCCATTTATTTGTTGGCATTGAGCGTTTCATCCGCCGGGATTCCTGTGGCTATTTCCATTTTGGTGGCGGAACGTGTTGCCTTATCGGACTATCGGGGCGCTAACCGTGTGTTTCGTATTTCCCTAGCGCTGTTGACCTTTACGGGCGTCTTGTTTACCATTTTGCTGTACACAGGGGCAGGTTGGCTGATAGAGGAGCAGTTTGTACGAGATCCTCGGGCCTATTACGCCTTGGCGGCCTTAGCTCCGGCTATCTTTTTCGTGACGGTTCTTTCCAGCTATCGCGGCTATTTTCAGGGCTTGCAAATGATGACGCCTACGGCGGTTTCGCAGATATTTGAGCAACTGCTGCGGGTAATTACCATGATTGCGCTGGCTTTCATGCTGTTGCCGTACGGCTTGGAATATGCTGCAGCCGGCGCTAGCTTTGGAGCTGGGCCGGGAGCGATGGCCGGTTTAGCGGTGCTTATTTTCTTTTATATGCGTCAACGTTCGCAGTTTAAAGAAAAAATGGCGACCCAGCCGGATTTGCCGCCGCAGTCAAGTTGGCGGATTATCAGCCGAATTGTAAAGTTGGCGTTGCCAGTTTCACTGGCTAATATCATGCTGCCGGTGGTTTCTAGCATCGACTTGTTTATTGTGCCCGCCCGACTGGAAGTGGCTGGGTATACTGTTGCTGAGGCGACGGAGCTTTTTGGCTATTTGACGGGCATGGCTGTGGCGCTGATTAACTTGCCGACGATTTTGACGGCTTCTTTGGCGGTAGGATTGGTGCCGGCTATTTCAGAGGCCTTTACCTTGGGACGCAAGGAGCGGATTTACAATCGTACGGCGACAGCTATGCGGATTGCCAATCTGATTACCATTCCTAGTTTTGCCGGCATGTGTCTCTTGGCTACGCCGATTTCACAAATGCTTTACGGAACTCCGAATGCAGGAGTTTGCATTGCTATTTTGTCTTTTGGTATTGTTTTACTAGGAATTCATCAAGTTACAACTGGCGTGTTGCAGGGGTTAGGACATACGACCATTCCTTTAGTGAACATGGTGGCTTCGGCTGTTGTCAAAATCGGCATGAGTTGGTATTTGACAGCGATGCCCGATTTAGGCATTAAAGGGGCGGCCTGGGCGACGAACGTCGATTTTGGCGTGGCGGCGCTGTTGAATATGTATTTTGTGCATCGGTATGTCGGCTTTAGTCTTGACTGGGGGCATACGCTGCGGACGGTGGCGTCAGCCGCTGTGATGGGCATTGTAGTTGTCTTTTCTTTTGAAGGTTTGTTTCAGATGCTGCATAGCAATACCTTGGCTACGCTGGGGGCTATTTTATTAGGAGCCACGGTTTACTTTGCATCTATGCTTGTTGTTGGCGGCGTGACTGCCCAAGAAGTGGAGAAAATTCCCCGTGTAGGCGCTAAGTTGGCTGCGTCTCTGCAGCGCATGGGCCTGTTGCGTCGTTAG
- the mazG gene encoding nucleoside triphosphate pyrophosphohydrolase: MGKLTIVGLGPGSADLLTLGAVKAMQDASCLLLRTGRHPTVAELERLGISFLTYDEVYETESSFEAVYQTIAVDVLRRAETADVVYAVPGSPAVAERTVQMLCDQAPAWNISVEVLPGMSFVEVLCVRLGLDPINGLTILDAADLESVCCGALPTGMVVTQVYNRQVASDVKLTLMEHYGDFYPVELVNHLGLEDESVRSIPLCELDRQQDIDHLTSIYVPSLKSRTDVQPFELDALTEVMEVLRSPEGCVWDRQQDHRSLRRYLLEETYEVLEAIEKDDMELLCEELGDLLLQVVFHARIAEESGQFSMQEVIDGVVDKMVRRHPHVFGEVTIEDAAEVVRNWERIKREEKDRGGVLAGVPREFPALLKACKLQGKAAKVGFDWPDVEPVWGKVQEELQELREADNEAAREDELGDALFAMVNLARFLHVEPETALLKACLKFENRFGFIEKQLQEKGISWEQSSLTELDALWNAAKALE; encoded by the coding sequence ATGGGTAAATTGACAATTGTAGGCTTGGGACCTGGTAGTGCGGATCTACTAACGCTGGGGGCTGTAAAGGCCATGCAGGACGCTTCCTGTCTGTTGCTGCGTACGGGGCGTCATCCCACGGTCGCAGAGCTGGAACGGCTAGGAATTTCTTTTTTGACTTACGACGAAGTCTATGAAACAGAAAGTTCTTTTGAAGCGGTTTACCAAACGATAGCGGTAGATGTGCTGCGTCGCGCGGAAACCGCGGATGTGGTGTATGCTGTGCCGGGCAGTCCGGCCGTGGCGGAACGGACCGTGCAGATGCTTTGCGACCAAGCGCCGGCCTGGAATATTTCCGTGGAAGTTTTGCCAGGAATGAGCTTTGTGGAAGTACTTTGTGTGCGCTTAGGCTTGGATCCGATTAACGGGCTGACTATTTTGGATGCGGCGGATTTGGAGAGTGTTTGCTGTGGCGCACTTCCGACAGGAATGGTTGTGACGCAAGTCTATAATCGTCAAGTGGCTTCAGACGTGAAATTGACGCTGATGGAACACTATGGCGACTTTTATCCGGTTGAGTTGGTTAATCATTTAGGGTTGGAGGATGAAAGCGTTCGCTCCATACCTTTATGCGAACTTGATCGGCAGCAGGATATTGATCATTTGACCTCGATTTATGTCCCTTCATTGAAAAGCAGAACCGATGTGCAGCCTTTTGAATTAGACGCCTTGACGGAAGTGATGGAAGTGCTTCGTTCGCCCGAAGGCTGTGTTTGGGATCGACAGCAGGATCACCGTTCCTTGCGGCGGTATCTGTTGGAGGAAACCTATGAGGTGCTGGAAGCCATAGAAAAGGATGATATGGAACTTCTCTGCGAGGAGTTAGGCGATCTTTTACTGCAAGTGGTATTCCACGCCCGCATTGCCGAAGAAAGCGGACAATTTTCCATGCAGGAGGTAATCGACGGCGTAGTCGATAAAATGGTTCGCCGCCACCCTCATGTATTTGGCGAAGTTACCATTGAAGATGCGGCGGAAGTGGTACGAAACTGGGAACGTATTAAGCGTGAGGAAAAGGATCGCGGCGGTGTTCTGGCCGGGGTGCCGCGTGAATTTCCGGCGTTGCTTAAAGCTTGTAAATTGCAAGGCAAAGCGGCTAAGGTAGGTTTTGATTGGCCTGATGTTGAACCGGTATGGGGAAAAGTACAAGAAGAACTTCAAGAACTGCGCGAAGCGGACAATGAAGCTGCGAGGGAAGATGAACTAGGCGATGCGTTGTTTGCTATGGTTAATTTGGCGCGGTTCTTACATGTGGAACCAGAAACCGCTCTTTTGAAAGCATGTTTGAAGTTTGAAAACCGCTTTGGCTTCATTGAGAAACAGTTACAAGAAAAAGGAATTTCTTGGGAGCAATCTTCATTAACGGAGTTGGATGCTCTTTGGAATGCCGCAAAAGCCTTAGAATAG
- a CDS encoding HU family DNA-binding protein, whose translation MNKTELVASVAEKTAMTKKDAEKALNAVFASIEEALAKEEKVQVIGFGTFEVKAREARTGRNPQTGAEIKIPASKNPVFKAGKALKDSVNK comes from the coding sequence GTGAACAAGACTGAATTGGTGGCCAGTGTGGCCGAGAAGACAGCCATGACCAAAAAAGATGCGGAAAAAGCTCTGAATGCGGTATTTGCCAGCATTGAAGAAGCTCTTGCCAAAGAAGAAAAAGTACAGGTCATTGGCTTTGGCACTTTTGAAGTAAAAGCTCGGGAAGCTCGTACCGGCCGTAATCCGCAGACCGGCGCTGAAATTAAAATTCCTGCGTCTAAGAACCCTGTATTTAAAGCTGGTAAAGCTCTTAAAGACAGCGTTAATAAATAA
- a CDS encoding insulinase family protein, which produces MMMKSGFRLIATQTVAELASKAYTYEHEQSGARLVYLENDDDNKVFSITFKTPPADHTGVPHILEHSVLCGSRKFPLKEPFVELIKGSLNTFLNAMTFPDKTMYPVASQNDKDFRNLMDVYLDAVFFPVIYEQPEVLMQEGWHYELETPEGELTYKGVVYNEMKGVFSSPESLVERKTLEALFPDTTYHFESGGDPDFIPQLTQEQFLDFHRRYYHPANSYIYLYGKMNIEEQLAFLDEAYLSRFQRQEGFVAEVEQQRPFAAPLEVVVPYPVDASESQESKAFFGLSQAVGEACNAELGLAFAILNHLLLGTPGAPLKQALIAAGIGQDVLGRYEDALLQPVFSILVRGAAADAGDKLRQVVQQTLQELVTKGIDKELLEASINRKEFELREANFGSHPKGLIYHIRMLDSWLYGGDPLLHLSYEPLLSKMKEGLASRYFEELIERYLLQNPHQVLVAVVPEAGLEERRTEALRQKLVQIKATLAPEEVQRICEQTKQLKARQTKPDSPEALASIPLLALEDIEKKVTRIPQQQRQVEGRPVLLQPIFTNRIAYVNLYFDTTAVEQEDLPYLFLLSSVLGKVDTCDGSYQQLAKEINLHTGGISYQTMALPKAYDAEAYKPRLLVKSKALLQKAPQLFRLLRSVCQGSRYDNLARLKELVAESKARMGLVMLEYGHTVALSRVLSYVSPVESYNESGVFTYYRFLEDLERNWTDRAEQASAALQRVAQRVFCQDRLQWGVTCEEEQYAELEPLLQQFTAALPQGGLPNVSYCFTLQAANEGLMTAGKVQYVAKAYNFAKLNYAYTGSMKVLETVLRFDYLWNRVRVQGGAYGAFARFERNGNLAFASYRDPNLKETLQVYEEMEEYLRSFSVSEREMTKYIIGTMSQLDAPLTPSMKGEKAELMWLIELTWEQVQQERDAVLNTNAAAIKELAGVVGACMARNHLCVVGNAGKLQEQAGLFGNLVSVFS; this is translated from the coding sequence ATGATGATGAAATCCGGTTTTCGGCTAATAGCAACACAGACGGTTGCAGAACTGGCTTCTAAGGCTTATACGTACGAGCATGAGCAAAGCGGGGCCAGACTGGTATATTTGGAAAATGATGATGATAACAAAGTCTTTTCGATTACCTTTAAGACGCCGCCGGCGGATCACACTGGCGTGCCGCATATCTTAGAGCACTCCGTTCTTTGCGGTTCTCGCAAATTTCCCCTGAAAGAGCCTTTTGTTGAGTTAATTAAGGGTTCGCTGAATACGTTTTTGAATGCCATGACTTTTCCGGACAAGACCATGTATCCTGTGGCCAGCCAAAATGATAAAGACTTTCGGAATTTAATGGATGTCTATTTAGATGCAGTGTTTTTTCCTGTTATCTATGAGCAACCGGAAGTTTTGATGCAAGAAGGCTGGCATTACGAATTGGAAACGCCGGAAGGGGAGCTTACGTACAAGGGCGTCGTGTACAATGAGATGAAAGGCGTCTTTTCTTCGCCGGAATCATTGGTGGAACGCAAGACCTTGGAGGCGTTGTTTCCGGATACGACCTATCATTTTGAATCGGGCGGCGATCCGGACTTTATTCCGCAGCTGACGCAAGAGCAATTTTTAGATTTTCATCGCCGTTACTATCATCCAGCGAACAGCTATATTTACCTGTATGGAAAGATGAATATAGAGGAGCAACTGGCTTTCTTGGACGAAGCTTATTTAAGCCGGTTCCAGCGCCAAGAGGGTTTTGTAGCGGAAGTGGAGCAACAGCGTCCTTTTGCAGCGCCGCTGGAGGTCGTAGTTCCCTATCCGGTGGATGCAAGCGAAAGCCAGGAAAGCAAGGCGTTTTTTGGTTTAAGCCAAGCGGTAGGAGAGGCTTGCAATGCGGAATTGGGGCTGGCCTTTGCCATATTAAACCATTTGTTATTAGGAACGCCGGGTGCGCCCTTGAAGCAGGCTCTGATTGCCGCCGGGATCGGCCAGGATGTGCTGGGGCGGTATGAAGATGCGTTGCTGCAGCCGGTATTTAGCATCCTGGTGCGCGGCGCAGCGGCTGATGCAGGAGACAAGCTGCGTCAGGTAGTGCAGCAGACGCTGCAGGAACTGGTAACTAAAGGAATTGACAAGGAACTTCTGGAAGCTTCCATCAACCGCAAGGAATTTGAACTGCGCGAAGCCAATTTCGGCTCGCATCCCAAGGGGCTAATTTACCATATTCGCATGCTGGACAGCTGGCTCTACGGCGGCGATCCCTTGCTGCATCTGAGTTATGAACCCCTCCTGTCCAAGATGAAAGAAGGATTGGCCAGTAGATATTTTGAAGAGCTTATTGAACGGTATTTGCTGCAAAATCCGCATCAAGTCCTGGTGGCCGTCGTGCCGGAAGCCGGCTTGGAGGAGCGCCGCACAGAAGCGCTGAGGCAGAAGCTGGTTCAGATTAAGGCCACGCTTGCGCCGGAAGAAGTGCAGCGCATTTGTGAGCAGACCAAACAGCTCAAAGCTAGACAGACCAAGCCGGACAGCCCGGAGGCGCTTGCTTCCATTCCGCTCTTGGCTCTCGAAGATATAGAGAAGAAGGTAACTCGGATTCCGCAGCAACAGCGCCAAGTGGAAGGGAGGCCGGTTTTGCTGCAGCCGATCTTTACGAATCGTATTGCCTATGTCAATCTTTATTTTGATACTACCGCGGTGGAGCAGGAGGATTTACCTTATCTCTTTTTGCTCTCTAGCGTTTTGGGCAAGGTGGATACCTGCGATGGTTCCTACCAGCAACTAGCGAAGGAGATCAATCTGCATACAGGCGGTATTTCCTATCAAACGATGGCTTTGCCCAAGGCTTATGATGCAGAGGCCTATAAGCCGCGCTTGCTTGTGAAATCTAAGGCGCTGTTGCAAAAAGCGCCGCAGCTTTTCCGGCTGCTGCGCAGCGTTTGTCAGGGCAGCCGCTATGACAACCTGGCGCGCCTCAAGGAGCTTGTGGCGGAAAGCAAGGCCCGCATGGGCCTGGTCATGTTGGAATACGGCCATACGGTGGCGCTTAGCCGCGTGCTGTCCTATGTATCACCCGTGGAAAGCTATAACGAGAGCGGCGTTTTTACGTATTATCGTTTTCTGGAAGATTTGGAACGGAACTGGACGGATCGGGCGGAGCAAGCTTCGGCGGCTTTGCAGCGTGTGGCGCAGCGAGTATTCTGCCAGGATCGCTTGCAATGGGGCGTTACTTGCGAAGAAGAGCAGTATGCAGAGTTGGAGCCCTTGCTGCAGCAGTTTACCGCAGCGTTGCCGCAAGGAGGCTTGCCGAACGTTTCCTATTGTTTTACGCTGCAGGCGGCCAACGAAGGGTTGATGACGGCGGGCAAGGTGCAGTATGTAGCCAAGGCCTATAATTTTGCGAAACTAAATTATGCATATACTGGCAGCATGAAGGTACTGGAAACAGTGCTACGATTCGACTATCTGTGGAACCGCGTTCGTGTTCAAGGCGGCGCCTATGGGGCGTTTGCACGCTTTGAGCGCAATGGGAACCTGGCTTTCGCTTCTTATCGGGATCCGAACCTAAAGGAGACGTTACAGGTATATGAAGAGATGGAGGAGTATTTGCGCTCTTTTAGCGTGTCGGAGCGAGAAATGACCAAATATATTATCGGCACGATGAGCCAGCTGGATGCGCCTCTTACGCCGTCGATGAAGGGCGAAAAGGCGGAACTTATGTGGCTGATCGAACTGACATGGGAGCAGGTCCAACAGGAAAGGGACGCTGTGCTGAATACTAATGCCGCTGCCATTAAGGAGCTGGCCGGGGTAGTGGGCGCCTGCATGGCGCGCAATCACCTTTGCGTAGTAGGTAATGCCGGCAAGCTGCAAGAACAGGCAGGTCTGTTCGGGAATTTGGTTTCAGTTTTTTCGTAA
- the phoU gene encoding phosphate signaling complex protein PhoU: MNTTRHNYDYELQGVRNDILQMGQMVITAIERSIQALVDLDMELACQVIQGDDAIDELELLLEERCVVLIARQQPLAKDLRILSTGLKISTDLERIGDHAFDIAKIAKRLGEGGNGHIKPLLDIPRMAGLATQMLRDALTAYVNMDVELADKVCQADDEVDALYNQLFRELLTYMLADPAVINDATQLIFVARYLERVADHTTNIAEWVIYLQTGQRLHKN, from the coding sequence ATGAATACGACGCGGCATAATTATGACTATGAACTTCAAGGCGTACGCAATGATATTTTGCAAATGGGACAGATGGTAATTACGGCGATTGAACGTTCCATTCAGGCGCTGGTGGATTTGGATATGGAGCTGGCTTGCCAGGTGATCCAAGGGGATGACGCTATTGATGAGCTGGAGCTGCTATTGGAAGAGCGCTGTGTAGTGCTCATTGCCAGGCAGCAGCCTTTAGCTAAAGATTTGCGCATACTGAGCACGGGTCTGAAGATTAGTACCGATTTGGAACGTATCGGCGATCATGCCTTTGATATTGCTAAAATTGCCAAACGCTTAGGGGAAGGCGGCAATGGACATATCAAGCCGCTTCTGGACATACCCCGTATGGCCGGGCTGGCGACGCAAATGCTGCGGGATGCTCTGACGGCATACGTAAATATGGACGTAGAACTGGCGGATAAGGTTTGCCAGGCGGATGATGAAGTAGACGCTTTGTACAATCAGTTGTTTCGAGAGCTTTTAACCTATATGCTGGCGGATCCGGCGGTCATTAATGACGCTACACAGCTCATTTTTGTAGCGCGCTATCTGGAGCGCGTAGCTGATCATACGACAAATATTGCCGAGTGGGTTATCTATCTGCAAACCGGACAGCGCTTGCACAAAAACTAA
- a CDS encoding response regulator transcription factor codes for MMGSILIVDDEASIRELLRFNLQKEGYVVSEAADGLEALQLIKQQRPDLVLLDLMLPGMDGLEVCRRIKGQQGTAGIPIIMLTAKNEEVDKVLGLELGADDYQTKPFGLRELMARVKAVLRRSQKGSHGHSEISMGALRMNFSRYEAWLDKEKLELTPKEYELLKLFITNTDRVFSREQLLEKVWGYEYFGDTRTVDVHVRHLRAKLAAVPEVAEAIETVRGVGYRFQDI; via the coding sequence ATGATGGGCAGCATTTTAATTGTGGATGATGAGGCTTCCATTCGGGAGTTGTTGCGTTTTAATCTGCAAAAAGAAGGATATGTGGTGTCGGAAGCGGCGGACGGCTTGGAGGCGCTGCAACTAATCAAGCAGCAGCGGCCCGACTTGGTGCTTCTTGATTTAATGCTTCCAGGCATGGATGGTTTGGAAGTGTGTCGCAGAATCAAGGGACAACAGGGAACTGCCGGTATTCCGATCATCATGCTGACCGCTAAGAATGAGGAAGTAGATAAAGTTCTGGGCCTGGAACTGGGAGCGGATGATTACCAAACCAAGCCATTTGGTTTGCGGGAATTGATGGCTCGCGTTAAAGCCGTATTGCGGCGAAGTCAAAAAGGAAGTCATGGACATAGCGAGATATCCATGGGGGCTTTGCGGATGAATTTTAGCCGTTATGAGGCCTGGCTGGATAAAGAGAAGCTCGAACTGACTCCGAAAGAATATGAGTTGCTGAAGTTGTTTATTACCAATACAGATCGTGTGTTCAGCCGGGAACAGCTGCTGGAAAAAGTATGGGGTTATGAATATTTCGGGGATACTCGCACCGTAGACGTGCATGTGCGTCATTTGCGGGCCAAGCTGGCGGCGGTGCCGGAAGTGGCGGAGGCCATTGAAACGGTGCGAGGCGTAGGCTATCGTTTTCAGGACATCTGA